A single Aspergillus chevalieri M1 DNA, chromosome 3, nearly complete sequence DNA region contains:
- a CDS encoding putative MFS transporter (COG:G;~EggNog:ENOG410QDIK;~InterPro:IPR020846,IPR011701,IPR036259;~PFAM:PF07690;~SMCOG1106:major facilitator transporter;~TransMembrane:12 (i71-90o110-128i140-158o170-190i197-220o232-254i312-330o350-366i378-401o407-427i439-459o465-487i);~antiSMASH:Cluster_3.1;~go_function: GO:0022857 - transmembrane transporter activity [Evidence IEA];~go_process: GO:0055085 - transmembrane transport [Evidence IEA]), which translates to MADDIERGRKGAKTTTTTDEDGSSKVSVGVGQEQLAQVTAPHESYEGYHRFDATATWTPDEERWVVLKTDFLLLGWLCIMFFGLQLDRGNLSNALTDSLLEDLNMNSNDYNNGTTIQLVLFLAAEFPVQLLIKRYGFRRVLPLMMMSWSLVSWTQSWMTSRASFYVTRALIGALEGGFIPGTVLFATYFYKTRELSFRLAFFWSSLNVARIISSLLAAGILKMRGIQDKPGWFWLFLIEGLLTFVIGLISFFFLPSSPTNTKSVICPRSWYTERQELIMVNRLLRDDPSKGLTHIHEAASFRDVLDAWSDKSMWGLYFIGLVAYIPQSPVQSYLSLTLKRIGFSTFDSNMLSIPSAAVQIILMLALSKSSEYFGERTFHSLFGEFWSLPLLAALLGLPAYGHDWARFTITTLISGYPYFHPIVSAWISENTFDVQKRAITAATYNVVVQIGSVISSQIYRDSDSPYYYTGDRVLIALCVVSMVAFIVQRQYLWFLNRQRDKAWNAMSREEQVLYQSDQAAREKDGNKRLDFRFKY; encoded by the exons ATGGCAGACGATATAGAGCGAGGGCGCAAAGGCGCTAAGACTACGACTACAACTGATGAGGATGGATCGTCTAAGGTATCTGTGGGTGTTGGACAGGAGCAGCTTGCGCAGGTCACTGCTCCCCATGAGTCCTATGAAGGATATCACCGGTTCGATGCGACTGCGACGTGGACGCCAGATGAGGAGCGGTGGGTGGTGCTAAAGACAGACTTTTTGCTGCTTGGTTGGCTCTGCATTATG TTCTTCGGATTGCAATTGGATCGGGGAAACTTGTCGAATGCCCTAACCGATAGTCTTCTGGAAGACCTGAACATGAACAGCAACGATTATAACAAT GGCACAACAATCCAACTGGTTCTGTTCCTCGCGGCCGAATTCCCCGTCCAGCTCCTTATCAAGCGCTATGGTTTCCGAAGAGTCCTTcctttgatgatgatgtcctGGAGTCTTGTCTCGTGGACTCAATCGTGGATGACTAGCAGGGCTTCGTTCTATGTGACGAGAGCTCTAATTGGTGCTCTAGAGGGTGGTTTTATTCCCGGAACCGTCCTTTTTGCGACGTATTTCTATAAGACTCGGGAGTTGTCTTTTCGACTGGCGTTCTTCTGGTCGTCGTTGAAT GTTGCCCGAATCATCTCTTCGCTTTTAGCAGCAGGAATCCTTAAAATGCGCGGGATTCAGGATAAGCCCGGCTGGTTCTGGCTTTTTCTCATTGAAGGGTTGCTGACCTTTGTGATTGGACTTATC agcttcttcttcctccccagCTCCCCGACAAACACCAAGAGTGTCATCTGTCCGAGATCCTGGTATACCGAAAGACAGGAATTGATTATGGTTAAT CGTCTCCTCCGCGATGACCCCTCTAAAGGTCTCACACACATCCACGAAGCCGCCTCCTTCCGCGACGTCCTTGACGCTTGGAGCGACAAATCCATGTGGGGTCTATACTTCATCGGCCTAGTCGCATATATCCCGCAGAGCCCCGTCCAATCTTACCTCTCCCTCACCCTAAAGCGCATCGGGTTCTCAACTTTCGACTCGAACATGCTCTCCATCCCCTCCGCCGCGGTCCAGATTATCCTCATGCTCGCGTTGTCCAAGAGCAGTGAGTACTTTGGCGAACGTACATTTCACTCCTTGTTCGGCGAATTCTGGTCGCTTCCGTTGTTGGCTGCGTTGCTGGGCTTGCCAGCATATGGACATGACTGGGCACGGTTTACAATCACGACATTGATATCGGGGTATCCGTACTTCCATCCGATTGTGTCTGCGTGGATTTCGGAGAATACATTCGATGTACAAAAACGTGCTATTACGGCTGCGACGTATAACGTGGTCGTGCAGATTGGATCTGTTATATCTTCCC AAATCTACCGCGATAGCGACTCCCCCTACTATTACACCGGCGACAGAGTCCTCATCGCGCTCTGCGTAGTCTCAATGGTCGCCTTTATCGTCCAGCGACAATACCTCTGGTTCCTTAACCGTCAGAGAGATAAAGCGTGGAATGCGATGTCTCGGGAAGAGCAGGTTCTGTATCAATCTGATCAAGCGGCGAGAGAGAAGGATGGGAATAAGCGGTTGGACTTCAGGTTTAAGTATTGA
- a CDS encoding Zn(II)2Cys6 transcription factor (COG:K;~EggNog:ENOG410PMFV;~InterPro:IPR036864,IPR007219,IPR001138;~PFAM:PF00172,PF04082;~antiSMASH:Cluster_3.1;~go_function: GO:0000981 - DNA-binding transcription factor activity, RNA polymerase II-specific [Evidence IEA];~go_function: GO:0003677 - DNA binding [Evidence IEA];~go_function: GO:0008270 - zinc ion binding [Evidence IEA];~go_process: GO:0006351 - transcription, DNA-templated [Evidence IEA];~go_process: GO:0006355 - regulation of transcription, DNA-templated [Evidence IEA]) yields the protein MSSNRTNVTKRACDGCKIRKIRCGGGHPCKACTNARIKCTYIRVQQTRGPQKLRSTTKYLIEQAQREDACESPRQSVQPNTLARVEQSVDRSQISLNVLTTPLYIYHVRMYPVWPIVNVERLVSILQHDTNNADPEIYALATAVAAATVAQLRLGKGSLSDESMTADTFAAECLRVRGMSQYKSKINLNNVRTSFFLHVYYENQQSGGSESLLYLREAISLAQMMNLHRESSYANLSLEEQQIRRRVLWLLFVTERGVCILHKLPVALRTNVVPPSADDGNDPHVLPAFLKLLNLFRLFERSKMFDIIEGEDLETESLGDELDFDNRFLETLQDKLEDGSVVFDHISDVQKADLCVTRHWMRMILWKLSTKKSISYNRSPQTPTSPSFPVAVAKEMLNIVSQLPRPAIEAHGLGMELKLYEIANSLADSIMKLAMLPRASELEIESRPNNILYRLHSILSTFRGGGNKTLVDMLYKKMAEADSRSAPTLSALQPSHAEYRRKSRQLARVGVDQHSQDAATGADGPTSLDQDLTVTKQLPEQRTRTGTFRDCLNHPQDELYIEPMEINQRDDHQQATVDGTFPGMSLSPLSPNCIDQDPYITPMSSLHAAAATELPALAPSWPSYDSVELMLDDFLAQVPGVPFLQDGLLEGSFMGSDLPEQVFADRDFVGISPV from the exons ATGTCTTCGAACCGAACAAACGTGACTAAACGCGCTTGCGACGGGTGCAAGATTCGGAAGATTCGTTGCGGCGGAGGCcatccatgcaaggcctgTACGAATGCGCGCATCAAGTGCACTTACATCCGAGTTCAACAAACCCGAGGTCCGCAAAAACTGCGTTCGACGACGAAATACTTGATCGAGCAGGCTCAGAGGGAAGACGCCTGTGAATCTCCCCGCCAGTCCGTACAACCCAACACGTTGGCGCGTGTCGAACAATCAGTAGACAG GTCTCAGATTTCCCTCAATGTCCTGACCACTCCTCTTTACATCTATCACGTGCGCATGTACCCGGTATGGCCTATTGTCAACGTCGAACGGCTGGTATCTATATTGCAGCATGACACCAATAATGCGGATCCCGAGATATACGCATTGGCCACTGCTGTCGCAGCCGCGACAGTCGCGCAATTGCGACTAGGTAAGGGCTCTCTTTCCGATGAATCGATGACCGCGGATACCTTTGCGGCAGAATGTCTTCGAGTCCGCGGTATGAGCCAGTACAAGTCCAAGATCAATTTGAATAACGTGCGGACGTCATTCTTCTTGCACGTATACTACGAAAACCAACAATCGGGAGGAAGCGAATCGTTACTATACTTGAGGGAAGCTATTTCGCTcgctcagatgatgaatctGCATCGCGAATCCTCATATGCGAACCTTTCGTTGGAAGAGCAGCAAATCCGGCGTCGTGTACTGTGGCTCTTGTTTGTTACAGAGAG GGGCGTCTGCATTCTCCATAAACTTCCTGTCGCGTTACGAACAAACGTTGTACCTCCCTCAGCAGATGACGGCAACGATCCCCATGTCTTACCTGCGTTTCTCAAACTACTCAACCTGTTCCGGCTCTTTGAACGGTCGAAAATGTTCGATATAATAGAAGGCGAAGACTTGGAGACAGAATCCCTCGGTGACGAGCTAGATTTCGATAACCGATTTCTCGAGACATTACAGGACAAGCTGGAGGACGGATCGGTAGTCTTTGACCATATATCGGACGTACAAAAGGCAGACTTATGCGTCACCCGACACTGGATGCGGATGATCTTGTGGAAGCTCTCAACTAAAAAGAGCATTTCATACAACCGATCACCGCAAACACCCACTTCGCCGTCATTCCCGGTTGCTGTTGCTAAGGAGATGTTGAACATTGTTTCGCAGCTACCCAGACCGGCAATCGAGGCTCACGGTCTCGGAATG GAACTGAAACTGTACGAAATTGCAAACTCGCTCGCTGATTCGATCATGAAGCTGGCGATGCTCCCTCGAGCTTCTGAATTGGAAATCGAAAGCCGGCCAAATAATATTCTGTATCGCTTGCACTCCATATTATCGACAtttcgaggaggaggaaacaAAACATTAGTTGACATGCTCTATAAAAAGATGGCAGAAGCAGATTCTAGAAGCGCACCAACACTATCGGCCCTGCAGCCATCGCATGCAGAATATCGCCGAAAGAGTAGACAGTTAGCAAGGGTCGGGGTCGATCAGCATAGCCAAGATGCTGCCACGGGAGCAGATGGGCCTACTAGTCTTGACCAGGATCTTACTGTGACAAAACAGCTTCCAGAACAGAGGACCCGCACTGGCACTTTCAGAGACTGTCTAAACCATCCACAAGACGAGCTATACATCGAACCAATGGAAATAAACCAGCGCGATGATCACCAGCAAGCGACAGTCGACGGCACTTTTCCGGGAATGTCACTTAGCCCACTTTCCCCGAACTGCATTGACCAGGATCCCTACATAACGCCAATGTCCTCCCTGCATGCAGCAGCGGCAACGGAGCTCCCCGCATTAGCCCCATCATGGCCGTCCTATGATTCAGTCGAGCTGATGCTTGACGATTTCCTAGCGCAGGTCCCCGGGGTTCCATTTCTGCAGGACGGATTGCTTGAGGGGTCGTTTATGGGCTCTGATCTGCCGGAGCAGGTTTTTGCTGACCGGGATTTTGTGGGGATTAGTCCGGTTTAG
- a CDS encoding putative voltage-gated K+ channel beta subunit (KCNAB) (COG:C;~EggNog:ENOG410PGU6;~InterPro:IPR023210,IPR036812,IPR005399;~PFAM:PF00248;~SMCOG1039:aldo/keto reductase family oxidoreductase;~antiSMASH:Cluster_3.1) — protein MAWPNKNKDMLYRRVGNSGLHVSAIGLGGWLTFGGHVENETTFSCMKQAYDCGVNFFDTAESYAGGQSEIIMGQAIKKYGWKRSDLVVTTKLNWGLANGEILINNHGLSRKHIIEGTRASLERLQLEYVDIIYAHRPDRLTPMEETVRAFNYVIEKGWAFYWGTSQWSADEISEACGIAKALGLVAPIVEQPLYNMLDRTKVEGEFQRLYSRAGIGLTTFSPLKMGLLSGKYNDATTQPPPGSRFAESSDRFADSVRKDWENEQWAGTIKKIVELKTLADKLGFKLSQLALAWCLKNENVSSVITGASRPEQVVDNVESLKLLPNLTPEIMAEIDELLLNKPDQDPARQD, from the exons ATGGCGTGGCCAAACAAGAACAAAGACATGCTGTACCGCCGCGTGGGCAACTCCGGCCTGCACGTGTCGGCCATTGGGCTAGGAGGATGGTTAAC TTTTGGAGGCCACGTCGAAAACG AAACTACCTTCAGCTGCATGAAGCAAGCCTACGACTGCGGCGTCAACTTCTTCGACACAGCCGAGAGCTACGCGGGCGGGCAGTCCGAGATCATCATGGGGCAGGCGATCAAGAAATACGGCTGGAAGCGAAGCGACCTGGTCGTCACCACGAAGCTAAACTGGGGTCTCGCGAATGGTGAAATTCTAATCAACAACCACGGTCTTTCGCGGAAGCATATTATCGAAGGAACGCGTGCCTCGCTTGAGCGGTTACAGCTGGAGTATGTCGATATTATCTACGCGCACCGACCGGATCGTCTAACGCCTATGGAGGAGACCGTGCGTGCATTCAACTATGTTATTGAAAAGGGCTGGGCGTTTTACTGGGGTACATCGCAGTGGTCTGCCGATGAGATCAGTGAAGCCTGCGGGATTGCCAAGGCATTGGGTCTGGTTGCGCCGATTGTCGAACAGCCGTTGTATAACATGCTTGATCGGACCAAGGTCGAAGGCGAGTTCCAGCGTCTGTACTCGCGCGCTGGTATTGGGTTGACTACATTCTCACCGTTGAAGATGGGGTTGTTGAGCGGGAAGTACAACGATGCGACGACGCAGCCTCCGCCGGGTTCTCGGTTCGCAGAAAGTAGTGATCGATTTGCGGATAGCGTGCGCAAGGACTGGGAGAATGAGCAGTGGGCGGGCACTATCAAGAAGATCGTGGAGTTGAAG ACCCTCGCCGATAAACTCGGCTTCAAGCTCTCTCAACTCGCTCTAGCATGGTGTCTGAAGAACGAAAACGTCTCGTCTGTCATCACTGGTGCTTCCAGGCCGGAGCAAGTCGTGGACAATGTCGAGAGTCTCAAGTTGTTGCCCAACCTGACGCCGGAGATCATGGCGGAGATTGATGAGTTGTTGCTCAACAAACCGGATCAGGATCCCGCGAGACAGGATTAA